AAAAGAAAAACAGGGAGATTAAGGTTTATATCAATATCCTCATGGTATGCATTCCAACTTATGAAAGTGGTAGAACAAACGGTAATTCCGAACGCAATAGAACCGAGTATTATACCATTTTTAAATTTTAAAAGGTCTGTCGAAAAAAATGAAAGAATGATTGCAATCATTAAAGCAAACCCGACATAAACCATATCTAAATACAAATCATTGGTAGGCGTATAGGCCAGATTCCCAATGAACTGCATACACCAGATGCCCAGTCCCAATACTACAGCCCCGCTAACAAACCATCTTTTATGATAATAATCAGTAGAAAGATGTCGTAAATAAAAACCATGTGCCGTATAAGAAGCAATTACTACAATAACGATTGATAAAATAACAAGAGGATAATTATATGAACCCACCACAAATCCCAAAATGACCCACTCCGATACGTTTCTAAATTTGTTGAAGATTTGTAAATGAAAATCTTGAAATCACGGGCTATATGTTCTTCCTAAAAATGAAATCAATTGCAAATAAAAAGCCACCCTAAAGGTGACCGAAAATAAAAAAATAACCTATTTAATAACCTCATGTTCAGAATACACAGATGTAAAAATACCACAATTTACCGTGGTGTACAAGATGTTTTTTTATATTTTAGAATCTTTTTAGATACCCTTTTTAGGTACCTGTGCAAGACACTATTTTGACAATACACTACAATTGCATAAAGTGAAAAAGGGATATCGACTGTATAACACTTTGTCGATATCCCATTGGTTTTTTATTCGAAGTCTTGAATTGTCATAAATGAACCTTGCACAGGTACCTCTTGAAAATTGTCATTAAGCAGCGTCCAATTAATAATGTGCAAGTAATCCCTTTTTCATCGCAACTCGTTCACAATAGAAAAAGAATACTAGGCCTAAAGCGAAATAAAAAATGGCGTTAAATCCGAGAATCAAAAAGTCCCCTAGTCCAATTGAGTTTTAGGTACCTGTGCAAGACACTATTTTGACAATACACTACAATTGAATAACGTGAAAAGGGGATATCGACTGTATAACACTTTGTCGATATCCCTTTGGTTTTTTATTCGAAGTTTTGAATTGTCATAATTGCACCGTGCACAGGTACCGTCCGAGTTTATTAAGGTGAAAACTCTAAGATATTAGAAGATGTCCGAAGTTTTGTACTTTTTAATATGGCTTTCTCATGGGATAATTGATATTGTAATCGACGAGTAGAATAATTATTTTGGAAGTTATGAGGTGAAGTCATGAAAGAACAGCTAGAGTTAATTAAAAAAGCAGCTGGTGAAAAGGCGGCTGAATATATTCAAGATGGTATGGTTATTGGTCTTGGTTCGGGTTCGACAGTGTATTGGATGATGAAAAAGTTGGGTGAAATGATTGCAGATGGTATGGATGTAAAAGGTATTCCATCTTCGATCCGAACGGAAGGATGGGCCCATGAATTCGGAATTCCACTTACGGATTTTTCGGAAGTTCGCTTGCTCGACTTGGCGATAGATGGTGCGAATGAAATTGATCCACAGTTTAACCTTTCAAAAGGCGGCGGAGGTTCATTGGTTCGAGAGAAAATCGTCAATGCCAATTCTAAAAAGTTGATCATCATTGCAGATGAAACAAAGTTGGTTTCCGCATTAGGGGAAGCACCTTTGCCTGTGGAAATTTTGCAATTTGGTTGGGAAGTTACAGTTGAAAAAATTGCGGAACTTGGGTGCAAACCTGTATTAAGAGTGCATGATGGTGAGAGATTCGTTTCGAATAATGGAAATTATATCGTTGATTGTGAGTTTGAATCGATACAATATCCAGTGAAACTTCATCATGAGTTAAAACTAATGTTAGGTGTTGTGGAAACGGGTTTATTTATTGGCATGACAGATGTTGTGATTATTGCTGGGGAAGACGGAGTTAAAGTTTTAGAAGTGAAATAAAGTTTACATGTTTAATGCTGCCGCAATCGAATAGATTGTGGTTTTTTTATTTTTAATATAGAAATGATGTTTTGTTTCTGCATGCTCTACTTTCATTGACGTTATTTCATTATAGTATTGGAAATTTTAGAAAATCCCTTGTTAAGCGTTTACATTTCTGATAATATAAAAATCAATCAACTAAACCGGTTTACTAAATCGGTTTAGTGTTGAATTGGAGAGAACGACATTGAAAAAAGTAACAATTGATGATGTTGCAAAAAAAGCGCGTATCTCGAAAAGCACTGTTTCTCAATATCTAAATAAACGCTATGAATATATGAGCGTAGAAACTAGAGAGCGAATTAAAGAAACGATTGAGGAATTGGGCTATCAGCCAAATATTGTCGCGCGTTCATTAACACAGAAATCGACTTCAACAATAGGCGTTATCGTAGCAAACATTTTACATGCATTTTCAACACAAATCATTCGTACGATTGAAGATTATTGTAATGAAAGAGATTTACATATCATTGTTTGTAATGCAGATGATAAACCAGAAAAAGAAAAGCGATATATTGATATGCTTTTGGCCAAACAAGTGGATGGTCTGATTATTTTCCCGACTGGAGGAAACCTGGACCTCTATGA
This genomic window from Sporosarcina sp. Marseille-Q4063 contains:
- the rpiA gene encoding ribose-5-phosphate isomerase RpiA; this translates as MKEQLELIKKAAGEKAAEYIQDGMVIGLGSGSTVYWMMKKLGEMIADGMDVKGIPSSIRTEGWAHEFGIPLTDFSEVRLLDLAIDGANEIDPQFNLSKGGGGSLVREKIVNANSKKLIIIADETKLVSALGEAPLPVEILQFGWEVTVEKIAELGCKPVLRVHDGERFVSNNGNYIVDCEFESIQYPVKLHHELKLMLGVVETGLFIGMTDVVIIAGEDGVKVLEVK